In Sorghum bicolor cultivar BTx623 chromosome 8, Sorghum_bicolor_NCBIv3, whole genome shotgun sequence, one genomic interval encodes:
- the LOC8071430 gene encoding alpha-L-arabinofuranosidase 1 — translation MAVASFHPQRSLTLLPHHRTLERASSSSGALMGSKQVYSCAILCSFLLFSVVTCRDGAATEPGCTQSATLDVDVSWCFRREIPKTLFGLFFEEINHAGAGGIWEELVSNRGFEAGGPYTPSNIDPWNIIGDESSIYVTTEAASCFTRNIVALRMEVLCDNCRTGGVGIYNPGFWGMNIEEGKTYNLVMYVRSLESVELTASLTCSRLSHALQNLASASIQHNDVSDWTRVELQLVAHETCRTSRLDLTTSKRGVIWFDQVSLMPSDTYRGHGFRKEFMHMLLDLKPRFLRFPGGCFVEGDQLRNAFRWKETIGPWEERPGHYGDFWKYWTDDGLGYFEFLQLAEDLGAAPIWVFNAGISHSEGVDTTSIAPFVKDVLDSLEFARGTAESTWGSVRAKMGHPEPFPLKYVAVGNEDCYKEFYEGNYLKFYKAIRKAYPDIQIISNCDGSSQPFHHPADMYDVHIYSNASYLFQMKSMFDRTSRKGPKAFVSEYAVTEPKDCGNGSLLASLAEAAFLIGVEKNSDIVQMACYAPLFVNNNQPGWKWIPDAIVFNSWQQYGTPSYWMQTFFRESSGAEFHPVKITSKYSDSLAASAITWRDTDNSFLRVKIVNFGPDAVNLTIRAHQLRAAVDARGSRVTVLTSSDVMHENSFRNPRNVVPVTRGLPNAGKEMQALLAPYSFTSFDLALEEYKSFAEM, via the exons ATGGCGGTGGCGTCCTTCCACCCTCAGCGCTCGCTCACACTGCTGCCACACCACCGCACGCTTGAGCGAGCTTCTTCGTCTTCAG GTGCGCTCATGGGTTCCAAGCAAGTCTACTCCTGCGCCATCCTCTGCTCCTTCCTTCTCTTCTCGGTGGTGACCTGCAGAGATGGTGCTGCCACAGAACCTGGATGCACGCAATCCGCAACACTTGATGTTGATGTTTCCTGGTGCTTCCGAAGGGAAATCCCTAAAACGTTATTTGGACTCTTCTTTGAG GAGATCAACCATGCGGGagctggtggaatctgggaggaGCTTGTTAGCAACAGAG GTTTTGAAGCTGGAGGGCCCTACACCCCTTCAAACATAGACCCATGGAACATCATTGGAGATGAGTCTTCCATATACGTGACGACTGAAGCTGCCTCCTGTTTCACTAGAAATATTgttgctctaagaatggaggTTCTCTGTGACAATTGCCGAACTGGGGGCGTTGGCATTTACAACCCGGGATTCTGGGGCATG AACATAGAAGAGGGGAAAACCTATAATCTAGTCATGTATGTCAGATCACTAGAATCAGTGGAGTTGACAGCTTCACTCACTTGTTCAAGACTTTCACATGCATTGCAAAACCTGGCATCAGCTTCTATACA ACATAATGACGTGTCAGACTGGACAAGGGTAGAACTGCAACTAGTAGCTCACGAGACATGTAGAACTTCACGACTTGATCTAACAACTTCCAAAAGGGGAGTCATATGGTTTGATCAAGTGTCGCTCATGCCTTCAGATACATATAGG GGCCACGGTTTTCGTAAGGAGTTCATGCATATGCTTCTGGATTTGAAACCACGATTTCTACGTTTTCCTG GGGGTTGCTTTGTTGAAGGCGACCAGTTAAGAAATGCTTTCAGATGGAAGGAAACTATTGGTCCATGGGAAGAGAGACCTGGACACTATGGAGACTTTTGGAAATACTGGACCGATGATGGCCTTGGGTATTTTGAGTTTCTTCAG CTTGCAGAAGACTTGGGTGCTGCCCCTATCTGGGTCTTTAATGCTG GAATTAGCCACAGTGAGGGAGTTGACACTACTAGTATTGCACCTTTTGTCAAG GATGTACTGGACAGTCTTGAGTTTGCCAGGGGAACTGCAGAGTCAACTTGGGGCTCTGTAAGAGCTAAAATGGGGCATCCAGAACCTTTCCCGCTGAAGTATGTCGCGGTTGGGAATGAGGATTGTTACAAGGAATTTTACGAAG GAAACTACCTCAAATTTTATAAAGCTATAAGAAAAGCCTATCCAGACATTCAAATTATTTCAAACTGCGATGGCTCATCTCAGCCATTTCACCATCCTGCAGATATGTATGACGTCCAT ATTTACAGtaatgcttcttatcttttccAAATGAAGAGTATGTTTGACAGGACATCACGTAAAGGGCCTAAG GCGTTTGTCAGTGAATATGCAGTTACCGAACCAAAGGATTGTGGTAACGGAAGCCTCCTTGCTTCACTGGCAGAGGCTGCATTCCTCATAGGAGTAGAAAAGAACA GTGACATCGTCCAGATGGCATGTTACGCGCCGCTCTTCGTCAACAACAACCAACCTGG CTGGAAATGGATCCCAGACGCGATAGTCTTCAACTCGTGGCAACAGTACGGAACTCCGAGTTACTGGATGCAGACATTTTTCCGTGAATCAAGCGGTGCTGAATTTCATCCAGTTAAAATCACATCCAAATACTCCGATTCATTGGCGGCATCTGCAATTACCTGGAGGGACACTGACAATAGCTTCCTGAGGGTAAAG ATAGTAAACTTTGGACCTGATGCTGTGAACCTGACAATACGTGCACACCAACTTCGCGCCGCTGTCGATGCAAGGGGATCAAGAGTCACTGTTCTGACGTCCAGCGATGTGATGCATGAAAACTCGTTCAGAAACCCACGTAAT GTGGTGCCAGTTACCAGAGGGTTGCCTAATGCAGGAAAAGAGATGCAGGCTTTGCTCGCTCCGTACTCGTTTACTTCATTCGACTTAGCTCTGGAGGAGTACAAAAGTTTTGCAGAGATGTGA
- the LOC8070373 gene encoding uncharacterized protein LOC8070373 produces MAAAGDGQTQTPTPTPQQEPEPVAGAVAGGGVIAKLEEEWRKTKEHAQTYPYVWGSYILVYGGLGAYLAWRWRKLRRTEDRVRLLQDRLRKLSAAEESQAASASASTASTPSPPQQSTSGPAKPASRS; encoded by the coding sequence ATGGCGGCCGCCGGGGACGGACAGACacagacgccgacgccgacgccgcaaCAGGAGCCGGAGCCAGTGGCGGGAGCGGTGGCTGGAGGCGGCGTGATCGCGAAGCTGGAGGAGGAGTGGCGGAAGACGAAGGAGCACGCGCAGACCTACCCGTACGTGTGGGGCTCCTACATCCTCGTCTACGGCGGCCTCGGCGCCTACCTCGCCTGGCGATGGCGAAAGCTCCGTCGCACCGAGGACCGCGTCCGCCTTCTCCAGGACCGCCTCCGCAAGCTCTCCGCCGCCGAGGAATCGCAGGCCGCCTCTGCCTCCGCTTCCACTGCCTCGACCCCTTCCCCGCCGCAGCAGTCGACTTCTGGGCCCGCAAAGCCCGCCTCTAGGTCGTGA